One Desulfobulbus oligotrophicus DNA segment encodes these proteins:
- a CDS encoding chaperone modulator CbpM, whose translation MTEQTIYIQGVVFNETTRCTLSDLCRLCNVNTEMIHQMIAEGIISPEGQSEMEWRFTSLAIKRAQTTMRLHRDLEVNLPGCALILDLLDELQELRCLSRRR comes from the coding sequence ATGACTGAACAAACGATTTACATTCAAGGTGTCGTGTTTAATGAAACAACCCGCTGCACCTTGTCCGACCTCTGCAGACTTTGCAATGTCAATACCGAGATGATTCACCAAATGATCGCTGAAGGCATCATCAGCCCGGAAGGACAATCAGAAATGGAGTGGCGTTTCACATCTCTTGCCATCAAAAGAGCACAAACAACAATGCGGTTGCACCGTGATCTTGAGGTCAATCTGCCCGGCTGTGCCCTGATCCTTGACCTGCTTGATGAGTTACAGGAATTACGCTGCCTTTCGCGGCGCCGGTAA
- a CDS encoding DnaJ C-terminal domain-containing protein: MEYKDYYKILDVSRDATQDQIKQAYRKVARKYHPDVSKETNAETKFKEIGEAYEVLKDPEKRAAYDKFGTNWQHGQDFETPPNWDAGFEFSGTGYSAGDAGDFSDFFEALFGHARTESRQDRNVRMRGSDQHAKIVIPIADAYHGSRQTITLSRPVVDTTGRVTTRPHILHVTIPKGIVAGQRIRLEGQGSPGYGENMGGDLYLEISFQEDRLFHAEKRDIHLTLPISPWEAALGAKVTVPTLGGNVQLKIPPGSQAGKKLRLKGRGLCTASLLGDQIVTLQIVVPEAQNEEQRALYRTMAEKMAFNPRAGLES; encoded by the coding sequence ATGGAATATAAAGATTACTATAAAATATTAGACGTTTCACGTGATGCTACCCAAGACCAGATAAAACAGGCCTATCGAAAGGTAGCCCGTAAATATCACCCCGATGTCAGCAAGGAAACCAATGCTGAAACTAAATTCAAGGAGATTGGTGAAGCCTATGAGGTGCTGAAAGATCCTGAAAAACGAGCTGCTTATGATAAATTCGGAACGAACTGGCAGCATGGACAGGACTTTGAAACACCTCCCAACTGGGACGCAGGCTTTGAATTTAGCGGAACCGGGTACTCTGCAGGTGATGCCGGCGATTTCAGTGATTTTTTTGAAGCACTGTTCGGGCATGCCCGCACGGAGAGCCGTCAGGACCGTAACGTGCGCATGCGAGGCAGTGACCAGCATGCAAAAATTGTTATTCCCATTGCTGATGCGTATCACGGCTCCCGTCAAACCATTACCTTAAGCAGACCTGTGGTAGATACTACCGGACGGGTGACCACCCGCCCCCACATACTACATGTAACCATACCTAAAGGCATTGTCGCGGGGCAGCGTATTCGCCTTGAAGGGCAGGGTTCACCCGGGTATGGAGAGAACATGGGCGGAGATCTTTATCTGGAAATCTCTTTTCAGGAAGACCGGCTCTTTCATGCCGAAAAAAGAGATATTCATCTTACTCTCCCCATCAGTCCATGGGAAGCAGCCTTAGGCGCCAAGGTTACTGTGCCGACTCTTGGCGGTAATGTCCAATTAAAAATTCCACCGGGATCACAGGCCGGTAAAAAACTTCGACTCAAGGGCAGAGGTCTCTGCACAGCCAGCCTCCTTGGCGACCAAATCGTCACATTACAGATTGTGGTACCAGAGGCACAGAATGAAGAGCAACGAGCCCTCTACCGTACCATGGCGGAAAAGATGGCGTTCAACCCACGTGCCGGACTGGAGAGCTAA
- a CDS encoding shikimate kinase — MTGFRGTGKTTVGRILAARLQWNFLDMDELLTQRFGASISEVVARHGWHCFRQSESKLLRELQTIRHTVLATGGGAIEHQQEWLQLRQHGFVVWLDAAMQTIEQRLQDDPHSMQLRPSLTDQTVADEIRTVLERRTPLYRTGSDLRLLTDNSTPEQLADQILQVVGTDS, encoded by the coding sequence ATGACGGGTTTTCGCGGAACCGGTAAGACCACGGTGGGAAGAATCCTGGCCGCCCGTTTACAATGGAATTTTCTTGATATGGACGAATTGCTGACGCAACGGTTCGGTGCTTCAATTTCGGAAGTTGTGGCCCGTCATGGCTGGCACTGTTTTCGGCAATCCGAATCGAAACTGCTCCGGGAGTTGCAGACCATCCGGCATACGGTTTTAGCGACCGGTGGTGGTGCAATCGAGCATCAGCAGGAGTGGCTGCAACTTCGTCAACATGGATTTGTGGTCTGGCTGGACGCTGCTATGCAAACCATTGAGCAAAGATTGCAGGATGACCCTCACTCCATGCAGCTGCGCCCCTCTTTAACAGACCAGACTGTTGCAGATGAAATTCGCACAGTACTGGAACGGCGCACCCCTCTTTACCGAACAGGTTCAGATCTGCGTTTGCTCACAGACAACAGTACACCGGAACAACTGGCCGACCAGATCTTACAGGTGGTTGGTACGGACAGCTGA
- a CDS encoding glycogen synthase, with protein MVTREYDQLAGAGGVKDVCRQLAETLVTHADCMVRVVLPRYGFMNTERLGCRLLPVTQTSGRIGARRYDHIFHVDMDYADEERREPVAVWQTERNGVTLFLVEADRYATKRDVYTYTEEDEGEVVWQQKGRGHYDFFAMNTLLQKAALDLMILLDEHPDIIHCHDGHSATLPAIMREAAGYRHYFRRTGAVVTIHNAGKGYHQEIGDLKFAQAITGLPERVVQGGILDDSFDPFMAAADYAVINTVSQQYALELQQTSEDARTGWLGHALLERGVTLAGITNGIDPGSFDPRFAEQLGIAARYDVFNGDFEGKRVCKADLLTAIAAHGSWEQVRQYGELINDVERPLCTFVGRLTLQKGVDIFIRALHEVLGQDPAVQVLFLGSGMREFEVDIERLATSGSFQRRVCFLKGYDPLLANKVYAAGDFFIIPSRYEPCGLTDYIAQLFGNIPIVHHVGGLVKVVHEETGFSYQHNTPTVLADALLEAVRVYQQRPHVLRSMQMTAVQRIMQLHTWQKVMVAYLELYQRAKKMAAGEF; from the coding sequence ATGGTAACCCGTGAATATGATCAGCTGGCCGGAGCCGGTGGTGTTAAGGATGTCTGCCGCCAGTTGGCTGAGACATTGGTTACCCATGCTGATTGCATGGTACGCGTGGTGCTGCCCCGCTACGGGTTCATGAATACCGAACGTCTCGGTTGTCGGCTCCTTCCCGTTACGCAGACAAGTGGTCGCATCGGTGCACGGCGGTATGACCATATCTTTCACGTTGATATGGATTATGCGGATGAAGAGCGACGAGAACCCGTCGCCGTCTGGCAAACCGAACGTAATGGAGTAACACTCTTCCTGGTGGAAGCTGATCGTTATGCGACAAAGCGAGACGTCTATACCTATACTGAGGAGGATGAAGGCGAAGTTGTCTGGCAGCAAAAGGGCCGGGGCCACTATGATTTCTTTGCGATGAATACCCTTCTGCAGAAAGCGGCCCTTGATCTGATGATTCTTCTTGATGAGCATCCCGATATTATTCACTGTCACGATGGGCATTCGGCGACCTTACCCGCCATCATGCGTGAAGCTGCTGGTTATCGTCATTACTTCCGTCGAACAGGTGCAGTGGTCACCATTCATAATGCAGGGAAGGGGTATCATCAGGAGATTGGCGATTTAAAGTTTGCGCAAGCCATCACAGGCCTTCCTGAAAGAGTGGTGCAGGGGGGGATATTAGACGATAGTTTTGATCCATTCATGGCTGCTGCGGATTATGCTGTCATAAATACGGTCAGTCAGCAGTATGCCCTGGAATTACAGCAGACGTCTGAAGATGCCCGGACAGGCTGGCTTGGCCATGCCCTCTTGGAAAGAGGTGTCACCCTTGCCGGTATTACCAATGGCATTGATCCTGGTTCATTTGATCCTCGTTTTGCCGAGCAATTAGGGATAGCGGCACGTTACGATGTGTTTAACGGTGATTTTGAAGGGAAGAGAGTATGCAAGGCTGATCTGCTTACAGCAATAGCCGCCCACGGCTCCTGGGAGCAGGTCAGACAGTACGGTGAGCTGATCAATGATGTTGAAAGGCCTCTTTGCACCTTTGTCGGCAGACTGACTTTGCAAAAGGGGGTTGATATCTTTATCCGCGCTTTACATGAGGTGTTGGGGCAGGATCCAGCTGTTCAGGTGCTCTTTCTTGGTTCAGGGATGCGGGAGTTCGAAGTGGATATCGAGCGATTGGCAACATCAGGGTCGTTTCAAAGAAGGGTTTGTTTTCTGAAGGGCTATGATCCACTATTGGCAAACAAAGTCTATGCAGCCGGTGATTTTTTTATTATTCCATCTCGTTATGAGCCATGTGGTCTGACCGATTACATTGCCCAGCTTTTCGGCAATATACCCATAGTCCACCATGTTGGGGGATTGGTTAAGGTTGTGCACGAAGAGACAGGTTTTTCATACCAGCACAATACGCCGACAGTGCTTGCTGATGCACTTCTGGAAGCCGTACGCGTGTATCAGCAACGACCCCATGTTTTACGATCAATGCAGATGACCGCTGTGCAGCGAATTATGCAACTTCATACCTGGCAAAAAGTGATGGTTGCCTACCTGGAACTCTATCAACGGGCAAAAAAGATGGCAGCCGGAGAGTTTTAA